The Streptomyces sp. P9-A4 genome contains a region encoding:
- a CDS encoding integrase core domain-containing protein: MDPAGGGGGRVGVGSSYDNALAESFFATLKRELLYGSRWITRLQARLAVFAWIAWNNLKRRHSALGYSSPVDYERQYASSIDNLDLVA, translated from the coding sequence GTGGATCCAGCGGGCGGTGGCGGCGGCCGGGTCGGTGTCGGCTCCAGCTACGACAACGCCCTCGCGGAGTCCTTCTTCGCCACATTGAAACGTGAACTGCTCTACGGTTCACGCTGGATAACCCGACTCCAGGCACGCTTGGCGGTCTTCGCCTGGATCGCCTGGAACAACCTCAAACGGCGCCACTCGGCTCTCGGGTATTCCAGCCCAGTCGACTACGAACGGCAGTACGCCAGCAGCATCGATAACCTGGACCTTGTCGCATAA
- a CDS encoding flavin monoamine oxidase family protein, giving the protein MSGTTAVSGIDPKDTAGDGPLCDVIIVGAGLAGLIAARDLAEHGLAVMVLEARDRVGGRTWSRAFPGTDVTVDLGAEWVAPEHHTAIMDEYARYGIELEDAEGTERDLWLLEGDVLHGTIPFDGAEREAFDAFTAGLAEQATALAAAPPFTAPEGTDVPLADLLAGLPPRVAGAFAAYAASQMGALPAEYSALAVIEDLAALGSPAGDPQPADTFDPAAERRVKGGVGALAERIAASLADRVRLGSPVTAIEQGVTETAVTLTDGTTHRARAVVVALPVNTLSDVAFAPPLPEDARRLAVEGHTGRAVKVIARTTGVPADASASAWPPGIAGVYGIGPAASDTDETLTVCFGVAETLDAADPQTVTAGLVDLYPQVRVVETYGHDWNADPYAQGAWAALRPGQWTLLATFQRPHGRMVFAGSDLSPVSHGFMDGAVVSGHQAARTVVELLAE; this is encoded by the coding sequence ATGAGCGGAACCACAGCCGTATCCGGAATCGACCCGAAGGACACGGCGGGCGATGGCCCTCTGTGTGACGTGATCATCGTGGGGGCCGGACTCGCGGGACTGATCGCGGCCCGGGATCTGGCCGAACATGGTCTGGCGGTCATGGTCCTCGAGGCCAGGGACCGGGTGGGCGGACGAACCTGGTCGCGGGCGTTCCCAGGAACCGACGTCACCGTGGACCTGGGTGCGGAATGGGTCGCGCCCGAGCACCACACCGCGATCATGGACGAATACGCGCGCTACGGCATCGAGTTGGAGGACGCCGAAGGGACCGAGCGCGACCTGTGGCTGCTCGAAGGCGACGTGCTACACGGGACGATCCCCTTCGACGGAGCCGAGCGAGAGGCGTTCGACGCGTTCACGGCCGGACTCGCCGAGCAGGCGACAGCCCTGGCCGCCGCGCCGCCGTTCACGGCGCCCGAGGGAACCGACGTCCCCCTCGCCGACCTGCTCGCGGGTCTGCCGCCGCGGGTCGCGGGTGCGTTCGCGGCGTACGCGGCATCCCAGATGGGAGCGTTGCCCGCCGAGTACTCCGCGCTGGCTGTCATCGAGGACCTGGCCGCGCTCGGCAGCCCCGCGGGTGACCCCCAACCGGCCGACACCTTCGACCCCGCCGCCGAACGCCGGGTCAAGGGCGGGGTCGGCGCACTGGCGGAACGGATCGCGGCGTCACTCGCCGACCGGGTACGCCTCGGGTCACCTGTCACCGCGATCGAGCAGGGCGTGACCGAGACCGCCGTGACGCTGACCGACGGCACAACCCACCGGGCCCGCGCGGTCGTCGTCGCCTTGCCGGTCAACACCTTGTCCGACGTCGCATTCGCCCCGCCGCTCCCGGAGGACGCGCGCCGGCTCGCCGTCGAGGGGCACACCGGGCGCGCCGTGAAGGTGATCGCACGGACCACCGGTGTTCCGGCCGACGCCTCGGCCAGTGCCTGGCCGCCCGGCATCGCGGGCGTGTACGGCATCGGACCGGCCGCATCCGACACGGACGAGACCCTGACCGTGTGCTTCGGCGTCGCCGAGACACTGGACGCCGCCGACCCGCAGACCGTCACGGCCGGCCTGGTCGACCTCTACCCGCAGGTCCGCGTCGTCGAGACATACGGACACGACTGGAACGCCGACCCGTACGCCCAGGGCGCCTGGGCCGCTCTGCGCCCGGGACAGTGGACGTTGCTCGCCACCTTCCAACGCCCTCACGGCCGCATGGTGTTCGCCGGCAGCGACCTCAGCCCGGTCTCCCACGGCTTCATGGATGGCGCGGTGGTGTCCGGCCACCAGGCCGCTCGTACCGTCGTCGAGCTCTTGGCCGAGTAG
- a CDS encoding NUDIX hydrolase: MQPGHLPVEFLDAQQIDFVEHPPPALTSQERGEIDRLWAEAKARNPTTFDGPLVAGLGIDLAGPGQSVVRWARTTYRHRGLRRLRPAEEVPGSVFVTVLLPTEAGLTVGRGSSTTAAPGHWSLPGGSAEPPAAGHPLDVASLRRDAARELAEELGVRIVVEELRLWGLTRGTRFGSLGFHFLAPPVPSALVRRRHADLTVCETKRGDVPELDKIAFVPSTEQAACLGPGADYLHQVLGQYFST, translated from the coding sequence ATGCAGCCTGGGCATCTCCCTGTCGAGTTCCTCGACGCGCAACAGATCGACTTCGTCGAGCACCCGCCACCGGCCCTGACGTCGCAGGAGCGGGGCGAGATCGACCGTCTCTGGGCGGAGGCGAAGGCCCGCAACCCCACGACCTTCGACGGCCCGCTCGTCGCGGGTCTGGGCATCGACCTGGCCGGGCCCGGCCAGTCGGTGGTGCGGTGGGCCAGGACGACGTACCGGCACCGGGGCCTGCGTCGGCTCCGGCCGGCCGAAGAGGTCCCCGGTTCCGTCTTCGTCACCGTCCTGTTGCCGACGGAGGCCGGACTCACCGTCGGACGTGGCTCCTCCACTACCGCGGCGCCCGGCCACTGGAGCCTTCCCGGCGGCTCGGCGGAGCCCCCTGCGGCCGGTCACCCCCTGGATGTGGCGTCACTCCGTCGGGATGCAGCCCGCGAATTGGCCGAGGAGCTCGGCGTACGCATCGTCGTCGAGGAGCTGCGGCTGTGGGGCCTCACCCGCGGAACGCGGTTCGGCAGCCTCGGCTTCCACTTCCTCGCCCCGCCCGTGCCCAGCGCGCTCGTGCGCCGTCGGCACGCGGATCTCACCGTGTGTGAGACGAAGCGTGGAGACGTACCCGAGCTCGACAAGATCGCGTTCGTTCCCTCGACCGAACAGGCAGCCTGCCTCGGCCCGGGCGCGGACTACCTACACCAGGTCCTGGGCCAGTACTTCTCGACCTGA
- a CDS encoding VWA domain-containing protein → MITRKRLATGACALLAALSVALLPTSATADEPAAKESPKVELVLDVSGSMRAKDIDGKSRMAAAKQAFNEVLDAVPEEVQLGIRTLGADYPGQDRKRGCKDTRQLYPVGPLNRTEAKTAVATLAPTGWTPIGPALLGAAQDLEGGDATRRIVLITDGEDTCAPLDPCQVAREIAAKGIHLVIDTLGLVPDAKTRAQLTCIAEATGGTYTSVHRTEDLSRRVRQLVDRAADPVVTPVATDGAARCVDAPQLKPGLYTDRESFGQHRWYRVDLLPGQELRASVSVSADRAVNNDYGVLLRAVTLHGREIVRGSEAGDGRTDVISTGLRYPKPDLDDGPGDAKPAAETVCLQVSNSFSAPASVKTTPGMPIELTVDVVDGPSAASDVASFGLGRGWWLLGALIVAGFLAGLIWGWLSRWRLAVWRTH, encoded by the coding sequence ATGATCACGAGAAAACGGCTGGCGACCGGGGCCTGCGCGCTGCTCGCCGCCCTGAGCGTCGCGCTCCTGCCGACGAGCGCGACCGCCGACGAGCCGGCGGCGAAGGAATCCCCCAAGGTCGAGCTGGTCCTCGACGTGAGCGGCTCCATGCGGGCCAAGGACATCGACGGCAAGTCCCGGATGGCCGCGGCCAAGCAGGCCTTCAACGAGGTCCTCGACGCGGTGCCCGAGGAGGTGCAGCTCGGCATCCGCACGCTGGGCGCCGACTACCCGGGGCAGGACCGCAAGCGGGGCTGCAAGGACACCCGTCAGCTGTACCCGGTGGGGCCGCTGAACCGCACCGAGGCCAAGACGGCCGTCGCCACCCTCGCCCCGACGGGCTGGACCCCGATCGGTCCGGCGCTGCTGGGCGCGGCGCAGGACCTGGAGGGCGGTGACGCCACCCGCCGGATCGTGCTCATCACGGACGGCGAGGACACCTGCGCCCCGCTCGACCCCTGCCAGGTGGCACGGGAGATCGCGGCGAAGGGCATCCACCTCGTCATCGACACCCTGGGCCTGGTGCCGGACGCCAAGACCCGGGCGCAGCTCACCTGCATCGCGGAGGCGACCGGAGGCACGTACACCTCGGTCCACCGCACCGAGGACCTGTCCCGCCGGGTGCGTCAGCTCGTCGACCGTGCCGCCGACCCGGTCGTCACCCCGGTGGCCACCGACGGTGCGGCGCGGTGCGTCGACGCGCCGCAGCTCAAGCCCGGTCTGTACACCGACCGCGAGTCCTTCGGCCAGCACCGCTGGTACCGGGTGGACCTGCTGCCCGGTCAGGAACTGCGTGCCTCCGTCAGCGTCTCGGCGGACCGTGCCGTCAACAACGACTACGGGGTGCTGCTGCGCGCGGTCACCCTGCACGGGCGGGAGATCGTCCGCGGCTCCGAGGCCGGTGACGGGCGCACCGACGTGATCTCGACAGGCCTGCGCTATCCGAAGCCGGACCTCGACGACGGGCCCGGGGACGCCAAGCCGGCGGCGGAGACGGTCTGTCTCCAGGTCAGCAACTCGTTCTCGGCGCCCGCGTCGGTCAAGACGACGCCGGGCATGCCGATCGAGCTGACGGTGGACGTCGTCGACGGGCCCTCGGCCGCGTCGGACGTCGCGTCGTTCGGTCTCGGCCGCGGCTGGTGGCTGCTCGGCGCACTGATCGTCGCCGGCTTCCTCGCCGGTCTGATCTGGGGCTGGCTGTCCCGCTGGCGCCTCGCGGTCTGGAGGACCCACTGA
- a CDS encoding MFS transporter, with product MANNTTTSARSDVTSASPASASPAPGTPRSSGTPRSSGTPQSSGTPQSSGRLPLAALLALATAVFVTSLTETLPAGVLPALSADLGVGEAAAGQAVTVYALGTALTAVPLAARTAGWRRKRLLLASVAGFAAANTVTAVSGSYALTMGARFLAGVAAGVAWALLAGYARRIAPPHLQGRAVAVAMTGIPLALSLGVPAGTFLAEAVGWRVAFTAMTVIAVGLLGWITLAVPDLPGEARGGRAPVARTLKVPGVLPVLTVTFTLVLAHTVLYTYVAAYLAHLGLAGSTGLVLLVFGAASLAGIWFTGRHIDTRLRVLTLAGTILVAVGAAALAVPAASTALVLTAAALWGFGWGGAPTLLQTAVADAGGDHADTAQTMLVSLWNAAMAAGGIAGGLLLGGLGAGALPWSVLVLLVPVVALVAGARAHGFPARR from the coding sequence ATGGCCAACAACACGACGACGTCGGCCCGTTCCGACGTCACCTCCGCCTCCCCTGCCTCCGCCTCCCCGGCCCCCGGCACCCCGCGGTCCTCCGGCACCCCGCGGTCCTCCGGCACCCCGCAGTCCTCCGGCACCCCGCAGTCCTCCGGACGGCTTCCGCTCGCCGCCCTGCTCGCCCTCGCCACCGCCGTCTTCGTCACCAGCCTCACCGAGACCCTGCCCGCCGGCGTACTGCCCGCCCTGAGCGCCGACCTCGGCGTCGGCGAGGCCGCCGCAGGCCAGGCCGTCACCGTCTACGCCCTCGGCACCGCCCTCACCGCCGTCCCGCTGGCCGCCCGTACCGCCGGCTGGCGCCGCAAGCGGCTGCTGCTCGCCTCGGTCGCCGGATTCGCCGCCGCCAACACCGTCACGGCCGTCTCCGGCTCGTACGCCCTCACCATGGGCGCCCGTTTCCTCGCCGGCGTCGCCGCGGGCGTCGCCTGGGCCCTGCTCGCCGGCTACGCCCGCCGCATCGCCCCGCCGCACCTCCAGGGCCGGGCCGTCGCCGTCGCCATGACCGGCATCCCGCTCGCGCTCTCGCTCGGCGTCCCGGCCGGCACCTTCCTCGCCGAGGCGGTGGGCTGGCGCGTCGCGTTCACCGCCATGACCGTGATCGCCGTCGGGCTGCTCGGCTGGATCACCCTCGCCGTCCCCGACCTGCCCGGGGAGGCACGCGGCGGGCGCGCCCCCGTCGCCCGGACCCTCAAGGTGCCCGGCGTCCTCCCCGTCCTGACCGTCACCTTCACCCTCGTCCTGGCCCACACCGTGCTCTACACCTACGTCGCCGCCTATCTGGCCCACCTCGGCCTGGCCGGATCCACCGGCCTCGTCCTGCTGGTCTTCGGCGCCGCCTCGCTCGCCGGGATCTGGTTCACCGGCCGGCACATCGACACCCGGCTCCGGGTCCTGACGCTCGCCGGGACGATTCTCGTCGCCGTGGGCGCCGCCGCGCTCGCCGTACCGGCGGCAAGTACCGCACTCGTCCTGACCGCCGCCGCGCTCTGGGGCTTCGGCTGGGGCGGCGCGCCCACCCTGCTCCAGACGGCCGTCGCCGACGCGGGCGGCGACCATGCCGACACCGCCCAGACGATGCTGGTCAGCCTCTGGAACGCGGCGATGGCGGCCGGCGGCATCGCCGGCGGCCTCCTGCTCGGCGGCCTCGGCGCCGGCGCCCTGCCCTGGAGCGTGCTCGTCCTGCTCGTGCCGGTCGTCGCGCTCGTGGCGGGGGCCCGCGCCCACGGCTTCCCCGCCCGCCGGTGA
- a CDS encoding MerR family transcriptional regulator, translating into MRIGELSERTGTPRRLLRYYEEQGLIVADRQPNGYRVYDGSNVDRVMQIKGLLDAGLPTRIIKQILPCLNKPRIIHFPDATPEMLATLEDERDRMTERIRCLTRNRDAVAEYLDTVREKLTSPA; encoded by the coding sequence ATGCGGATCGGGGAACTGTCGGAGCGCACCGGAACACCACGCCGACTGCTGCGCTACTACGAGGAGCAGGGTCTCATCGTCGCGGACCGGCAGCCGAACGGCTACCGGGTCTACGACGGTTCGAACGTGGACCGGGTGATGCAGATCAAGGGCCTGCTGGACGCGGGCCTGCCGACCCGGATCATCAAGCAGATCCTGCCCTGTCTGAACAAGCCCAGGATCATCCACTTCCCGGACGCCACACCGGAGATGCTGGCCACTCTGGAGGACGAGCGGGACCGGATGACCGAACGGATCCGCTGCCTCACCCGCAACCGGGACGCGGTGGCGGAGTACCTGGACACGGTACGGGAGAAGCTGACCTCACCGGCCTGA
- a CDS encoding (2Fe-2S)-binding protein, translating to MPQHTFILNGKAVTADVEGDVRLLWVLRDVLGVTGPKYGCGVGVCRACTSHLNGKAITPCAVPVEQLAPTDEITTIEGLPDTVGRELHPMQEAWLDLDVAQCGYCQPGQIMTAVAEVRRAREAGREITEADLDTIRNICRCGTYDRIRQAVLEGARRMT from the coding sequence GTGCCGCAGCACACCTTCATCCTGAACGGCAAGGCCGTCACCGCCGACGTCGAGGGCGACGTCAGGCTGCTCTGGGTCCTCCGGGACGTCCTCGGCGTCACCGGACCCAAGTACGGCTGCGGGGTCGGCGTCTGCCGGGCCTGCACCAGCCACCTCAACGGCAAGGCGATCACCCCCTGCGCCGTCCCCGTCGAACAGCTCGCCCCGACCGACGAGATCACCACCATCGAGGGCCTCCCGGACACCGTCGGGCGCGAGCTGCACCCGATGCAGGAGGCCTGGCTCGACCTCGACGTCGCCCAGTGCGGCTACTGCCAGCCGGGCCAGATCATGACCGCGGTGGCCGAGGTCCGCCGGGCCCGGGAGGCCGGCCGGGAGATCACCGAAGCCGACCTCGACACCATCCGCAACATCTGCCGCTGCGGCACCTACGACCGCATCCGCCAGGCGGTGCTGGAGGGCGCACGCCGTATGACCTGA